In a single window of the Rhodamnia argentea isolate NSW1041297 chromosome 2, ASM2092103v1, whole genome shotgun sequence genome:
- the LOC115747882 gene encoding UPF0481 protein At3g47200-like — protein sequence MSDHQSNQDARNVDQSGTQDHASIYIEDMLRGVLPTSPEHSIFRVRHVLREANEKAYEPEILAVGPYHHGRDRCKFMEEQKMRCVQGLLERRNEESVHRYMPILRAMEQRARDCYAETIRLSPNEFLAMMLIDGCFIVEFLRKYGMNGPHMEAGLIQILPSLRRDLMLLENQLPLFVLNELYDMTKGPNEHCELIDIAIWYVSGQPVDLNRNATLRDMLRDSKHLLHLVHTCCTFGLPNAPRIEGSTTHMEVSSMLSAMELREAGVMLRAAHGRHLMDIKFKNGILEIPVFTVEDFTESKFRNLIAYEQHRQCGDISYVTDYMSFMDCLINSSKDVKLLRRQGIIRNCLGDDVVVAQIFNEIGHGVIVDDFYYDEIARYVNEYCNKKWNLWMAKLRREYFHSPWAFLSVLAAIVLLLLTAAQTVIAVLSCNKQS from the coding sequence GACGCTAGAAACGTTGATCAATCCGGGACGCAAGATCATGCCTCCATCTACATCGAGGATATGCTTCGTGGGGTGCTTCCGACCTCGCCAGAGCATAGTATATTTAGGGTTCGTCATGTACTACGCGAAGCAAACGAGAAAGCCTACGAACCCGAGATTCTAGCCGTCGGGCCTTATCACCACGGAAGAGACAGATGCAAATTTATGGAGGAGCAAAAAATGCGGTGCGTGCAGGGGTTGCTTGAGAGGAGAAACGAGGAGAGCGTCCACAGGTACATGCCTATCCTAAGAGCAATGGAACAGCGGGCGCGTGATTGCTATGCGGAAACCATCCGCCTCTCCCCAAATGAGTTCCTGGCGATGATGCTCATTGATGGATGTTTCATCGTCGAGTTTCTCCGTAAGTACGGCATGAATGGCCCGCACATGGAGGCAGGTTTGATTCAAATTCTACCCTCCCTCCGGCGCGATTTAATGCTGCTCGAGAACCAACTCCCGCTGTTCGTCTTGAACGAGCTATATGACATGACTAAAGGTCCGAACGAGCATTGTGAGCTCATCGACATCGCCATCTGGTACGTCAGTGGCCAACCAGTAGACTTGAACAGAAATGCGACGCTTCGCGACATGCTTCGCGACAGCAAACATCTCCTGCATCTAGTGCACACTTGCTGTACTTTTGGCTTGCCAAATGCGCCCCGGATAGAAGGTAGCACCACGCATATGGAGGTGAGTTCCATGCTCTCCGCGATGGAGCTCAGGGAGGCTGGAGTCATGTTAAGGGCGGCGCATGGGCGACACCTTATGGACATCAAATTCAAGAACGGGATACTCGAGATACCAGTCTTCACTGTAGAGGACTTCACCGAGTCGAAATTTCGAAACCTGATTGCGTACGAGCAGCATCGTCAATGTGGAGACATCAGCTACGTGACGGACTACATGTCGTTCATGGATTGCCTCATAAACTCTTCAAAGGACGTCAAGCTGCTCCGCCGCCAAGGGATTATCAGGAACTGCTTGGGCGATGACGTGGTAGTGGCGCAGATATTCAACGAGATTGGTCACGGCGTCATTGTTGACGATTTCTATTACGATGAGATCGCCCGCTATGTGAATGAGTATTGCAACAAGAAGTGGAACCTTTGGATGGCGAAACTGAGGAGGGAATATTTCCATAGTCCTTGGGCTTTCTTGTCAGTTCTAGCAGCCATCGTGTTGCTTCTTCTCACGGCAGCACAAACGGTAATTGCTGTTCTTTCTTGCAACAAGCAAAGTTAA
- the LOC115747880 gene encoding UPF0481 protein At3g47200-like has translation MSNHQSNQDARNDDQSGTQDHAAIYIEDLLREMPPTSPEHSIFRVSHVLREANEKAYEPEILAVGPYHHGSDRCKFMEEQKRPCLQRLLKRRDEESVHRYMPILREMEQRARDCYAETIHLSQNEFLAMMLIDGCFVVELLRECSMNGPHMEADWIRILSSLLRDLMLLENQLPLFVLNKLYDMTKCPNEHRKLIDIAIRCFCDRPVDLDRNATLHNMLPDSKHLLHLMHTYWTFGLPPARQPEGSTARTEAQKEVRSMLPATELREAGVRLRAAHGRHLMDIKFKNGILEIPVFTVEDSTESLFRNLIAYEQHRQCRDISYMTDYMSFMDCLINSSKDVKLLRRRGIIVNYLGDDEGVAQMFNEIGHGVTLTNFYYVEISRNVNEYCNKKRNLWMAKLRREYLHSPWAFLSVLAAIVLLLLTATQTAFAVLSYKKQS, from the exons ATGAGCAACCACCAAAGCAATCAA GACGCTAGAAACGATGATCAATCCGGGACGCAAGATCATGCCGCCATCTACATCGAGGATCTGCTTCGTGAGATGCCTCCAACCTCGCCAGAGCATAGTATATTTAGGGTTAGCCATGTACTACGCGAAGCAAACGAGAAAGCCTACGAACCCGAGATTCTAGCCGTCGGGCCTTATCACCACGGAAGCGACAGATGCAAATTTATGGAGGAGCAAAAACGGCCGTGCCTGCAGCGGTTGCTTAAGAGGAGAGACGAGGAGAGCGTCCACAGGTACATGCCGATACTAAGAGAAATGGAACAGCGGGCGCGTGATTGCTATGCGGAAACCATCCACCTCTCCCAAAATGAGTTCCTGGCGATGATGCTCATTGATGGTTGTTTTGTCGTCGAGCTTCTCCGTGAGTGCAGCATGAATGGCCCGCATATGGAGGCAGATTGGATTCGAATCCTATCCTCCCTCCTGCGCGATTTAATGCTGCTCGAGAACCAACTCCCGCTGTTCGTCTTGAACAAGCTATATGACATGACTAAATGTCCGAACGAGCATCGCAAGCTCATCGACATCGCCATCAGGTGCTTCTGTGACCGACCAGTAGACTTGGACAGAAATGCGACGCTTCACAACATGCTTCCCGACAGCAAACATCTCCTGCATCTAATGCACACATACTGGACTTTTGGCCTGCCTCCTGCGCGCCAGCCAGAAGGTAGCACCGCGCGGACGGAGGCACAGAAGGAGGTGAGATCCATGCTCCCTGCGACGGAGCTGAGGGAGGCTGGAGTCAGGTTAAGGGCGGCACATGGGCGACACCTTATGGACATCAAATTCAAGAACGGGATACTCGAGATACCGGTCTTCACTGTAGAGGACTCCACCGAGTCGCTATTTCGAAACCTGATTGCGTACGAGCAGCATCGTCAATGCCGAGACATCAGCTACATGACGGACTACATGTCGTTCATGGATTGCCTCATAAACTCTTCAAAGGACGTCAAGCTGCTGCGCCGCCGAGGGATTATCGTGAACTACTTGGGCGATGACGAGGGAGTGGCGCAGATGTTCAACGAGATTGGTCACGGCGTCACTCTTACCAATTTCTATTACGTTGAGATCTCCCGCAATGTGAATGAGTATTGCAACAAGAAGCGGAACCTTTGGATGGCGAAACTGAGGAGGGAATATCTCCATAGTCCTTGGGCTTTCTTGTCAGTTCTCGCGGCCATCGTGTTGCTCCTTCTCACGGCAACACAAACGGCATTTGCTGTTCTTTCTTACAAAAAGCAAAGTTAA
- the LOC115747881 gene encoding UPF0481 protein At3g47200-like, protein MSSHQSNQDARNDDQSGTQDHASIYIEDMLRGVPPTPPERSIFRVRHVLREANEKAYEPEVLAVGPYHRRNDRCKFMEEQKMRCVQRLLKRRDEESFHRYMPILREMEQRARDCYAETIHLPQNEFLAMMLIDGCFVVELLRECSMNGPHMEAGLIRILPSLLRDLMLLENQLPLFVLNKLYDMTKGPNEHHELIDIAIKCLCDPPVDLDRNATLRSMLRDSKHLLHLVHTCWTFRLLPERQPEGSTAQEASTAQTEARSMLGNVLRESKHLLHLVHTYCTFGLPRARKPEGSTTQTEVRSMLSATELREAGVRLRAVQRRHPMDIKFKNGILKIPAITVEDSTESRFRNLIAYEQHRQCGDISHVTDYMSFMDCLIHSSKDVKLLRCQGIFGNYLGDDEVVAQMFNKMGHGVTLTDFYYNEISRNVNEYCNKKRNLWMVKLKREYLHSPWAFLSVLAAIVLLLLTAAQTAFAVLSYINRS, encoded by the exons ATGAGCAGCCACCAAAGCAATCAA GACGCTAGAAACGATGATCAATCCGGGACGCAAGATCATGCCTCCATCTACATCGAGGATATGCTTCGTGGGGTGCCTCCGACCCCGCCAGAGCGTAGTATATTTAGGGTTCGCCACGTACTACGCGAAGCAAACGAGAAAGCCTACGAACCCGAGGTTCTAGCCGTCGGGCCTTATCACCGCAGAAACGACAGATGCAAATTTATGGAGGAGCAAAAAATGCGGTGCGTGCAGCGGTTGCTTAAGAGGAGAGACGAGGAGAGCTTCCACAGGTACATGCCGATCCTAAGAGAAATGGAACAGCGGGCGCGTGATTGCTATGCGGAAACCATCCACCTCCCCCAAAATGAGTTCCTGGCGATGATGCTCATTGATGGTTGTTTTGTCGTCGAGCTTCTCCGTGAGTGCAGCATGAATGGCCCGCATATGGAGGCAGGTTTGATTCGAATTCTACCCTCCCTCCTGCGTGATTTAATGCTGCTCGAGAACCAACTCCCGCTGTTCGTCTTGAACAAGCTATATGACATGACTAAAGGTCCGAACGAGCATCATGAGCTCATCGACATCGCCATCAAGTGCTTATGTGACCCACCAGTAGACTTGGACAGAAATGCTACGCTTCGCAGCATGCTTCGCGACAGCAAACATCTCCTGCATCTAGTGCACACTTGCTGGACTTTTCGCTTGCTTCCTGAGCGCCAGCCAGAAGGAAGCACCGCGCAGGAAGCAAGCACCGCGCAGACGGAGGCGAGATCCATGCTTGGCAACGTGCTTCGTGAGAGCAAACATCTCCTGCATCTAGTGCACACTTACTGTACTTTTGGCTTGCCTCGTGCGCGCAAGCCAGAAGGTAGCACCACGCAGACGGAGGTGAGATCCATGCTCTCCGCGACGGAGCTCAGGGAGGCTGGAGTCAGGTTAAGGGCAGTGCAAAGGCGACACCCTATGGACATCAAATTCAAGAACGGGATACTCAAGATACCGGCCATCACTGTAGAGGACTCCACCGAGTCGAGATTTCGAAACCTGATTGCGTACGAGCAGCATCGTCAATGCGGAGACATCAGCCACGTGACGGACTACATGTCGTTCATGGATTGCCTCATACACTCTTCAAAGGACGTCAAGCTGCTCCGCTGCCAAGGGATTTTCGGGAACTACTTGGGCGATGACGAGGTAGTGGCGCAGATGTTCAACAAGATGGGTCACGGCGTCACTCTTACCGATTTCTATTACAATGAGATCTCCCGCAATGTGAATGAGTATTGCAACAAGAAGAGGAACCTTTGGATGGTGAAACTGAAGAGGGAATATCTCCATAGTCCTTGGGCTTTCTTGTCAGTTCTCGCAGCCATCGTGTTGCTCCTTCTCACGGCAGCACAAACGGCATTTGCTGTTCTTTCTTACATAAACCGAAGTTAA
- the LOC115747930 gene encoding protein OSB1, mitochondrial-like: MTTYRLRTFMRNTAPFPLRRLAPPSPSPSSAASPGPREGESGAGSAVYRHALRFQRPTTIRWQAQLANSASFIGSVLFPLRRVSTSDGRFGVSTVLRVHKPGDSGRGFRISLKMWDEMAETSWKHLRPKDFVYVSGQLGSYEKASEGGQSRTYYEVIVKELNYVAQTCRDQCLSTSAESKSGALSEKRKDRLQLWQIFFTNPYEWWDNRTSKVNPRQPDFKHRDTGEALWLCSDDPPWIQRQLELLDSRMGDKGLPGNHFPRRISPWVYDE; encoded by the exons ATGACGACGTACCGCCTCAGAACCTTCATGCGCAACACTGCGCCGTTCCCGCTCCGCCGGCTCGCCCCTCCCTCCCCCTCGCCGTCCTCCGCCGCAAGCCCTGGGCCGCGGGAGGGTGAATCCGGCGCCGGAAGCGCCGTATACCGGCACGCCCTCCGATTCCAGAGGCCGACCACCATCCGATGGCAAGCGCAGCTGGCGAACTCCGCCAGCTTCATCGGATCGGTCCTTTTCCCGCTGAGGCGAGTCTCGACGAGCGACGGCCGATTCGGCGTCTCCACGGTGCTGCGCGTCCACAAGCCCGGCGATTCGGGGCGCGGGTTTAG GATATCGCTGAAGATGTGGGACGAGATGGCTGAGACATCGTGGAAGCATTTAAGGCCAAAGGATTTCGTGTATGTTTCAGGTCAATTGGGAAGCTACGAGAAGGCTTCTGAGGGTGGACAGAGCAGAACTTATTATGAG GTGATTGTGAAAGAGTTAAACTATGTCGCTCAAACTTGTAGAGACCAATGTTTATCCACATCTGCAGAATCGAAATCAG GAGCTTTATCTGAGAAGCGCAAAGATCGCCTGCAGTTGTGGCAAATCTTTTTTACCAATCCATATGAATGGTGGGATAACAGAACGAGCAAGGTGAACCCAAGGCAACCTGATTTTAAGCACAGGGATACGGGTGAAGCCCTTTGGCTGTGCTCAGATGATCCTCCATGGATTCAAAGACAACTGGAGTTGCTTGATTCACGAATGGGAGATAAAGGCCTAccaggaaatcattttccccgcCGTATCTCTCCATGGGTGTATGATGAATAG